AATGTAACTTTACCATGAGTTCGTATTTAAGATGGAAGCGTTCTATGGAAATCTCACATTATAGCAAGCGTGAACTGGCGCAAACCAAAATGCAACGAATATTACGGCCAAATGGAGAGAATCAGACAGTATAAGTTGGAACATAAAAATGTCATTTGTTTCGTTCTTACCTTCAAATGATGCCCCAAAGAGGAGGCAAAAGGAAGTTAGTACTGTTTGTACcgaaaaagataagaaagtAACAACCACTATTTCAATTCTTCGATTCCAGTAAACCAGTATTCACAAAAGCCCATTACTCGAATAAAAGCGAGTTTTGACCCGGGTTCCTCCGCAGCTTTATTTGAATTGCCTGTAACAATAAAACCATGGGCGCATTACAAAAACATTTCTGTATCCTCAGTGCTGCTACTAGAGGACTTTATTCGAGAGAAGTCCGGTGGTATGGTGTGTACATTCACGGAATCAAGAAACGGTGAGAATAGACCCCAccgattgatttttttattgaggATATCACAGGACCGTAGATCACAAAAGTTGGTCAGCTGGATCTGCACTATCGCCAACTCATTTACCGAGGAACATTTTCACTTCTGTGCGTGTATCCAATACCATTTATTCAACTTGATATATGCACTCTGCAGTATAAGTGGACCTTCGACTTTATACTCGACTGCTGTCAAATAAGAGCTTGCTCGTCGGAGAAATGTATCTCGCAGCGGAAAAATATGTCCAATCGTTGCAGCATTTGAAATGTGTATCCAACAAACGGTTAGGTTCTACAACGAAGTACTAGGTTGAGTAAAAAGGCCCTGAATAATATACTCCTTCCTTCCAAACGCTCATACTTTTATTGCAATGAGATTTCAGACAAAGATATGGTTCTCATCACAGTCTTTAACAAGTGTACAACGGTCTGATTGCTTTCGATCCCCGTGGCCCAGAACTCTGACAGCCGCGAGTCGAAAAATGTGGGCGACGTCAATTTCGAGCTCCGACCAATCGCTGAATTTCTTTTGTGATAGTGAGGCTTCAGAACACGAAACAAATGATGACTGAAAGGAGGCACATTGGATGCGGCATGGATAAGCGGCATGGAGTAGCACTTCCCATCCGAGTCCAGCAATCTTTCGGCGAGTCATCGTCGAATGATGAGGATGGGTGTTGCTGTGAAGTAtcgtcgggtcaaaacgacatgaatcaggaGTGTTGTTCGgtgtatttgcgtacgcgctcgaaacacGAGGCAGTTGTTGGGATCGAGTTGGGATatcgtcgcaaactgcagcgataaatGGTGCCAGAAAGGattccagtacgctcctagccactacgctccaccgaagcgcctggATAGACGCCgggtacgcaattgcgtacgtgatcatgtcgttttcaccctactATAGACAGACATTGTTGCGCTGCAGATGTTCCTGGCGAATAACGTCGACCAACTTCTGGAGTTGAGCAACGTACAAGTTAGCGTCCACGGCTGACAAGAAGGAGTTCAAACAGGAGCATTGCTTGAAAATCCCAAGAACGAGAAAGCAAAACCTTTCCCAGCGTAGGTCACTTTTGAGCGGTTTTTGAAGTGATTCGTAGGTATTGCCAGTGTCGTATGTGTTCGATATATAAGACTCAGTTCCCAGCGGTAATGATATCCTTGAGAACCTTGATGCTCTGGTCGAATCACATAGTTCTTGTGATCCCAATGCCGGGACAACTTTACAGTGACCAAGATCTTGATGTTGGTTGACGATGGCTTAATGGTCTCACTCGAATGTCGTTGACAATTTGTGAGAAGGGACATTGAGGTTCACCTTCAAGGCATTGCAGGGTACTGATTCCAAGGCAATGTAAAATGAGACTGCTAATCGAACAGGCGTATTTGTCTTGATCGGAAGCGCTGAAACTTTGTCGGAACACATATTGGATAACAcggttgaaaaagaaaccgaTGGTTCAAtttccacgtttttttctccctttaaCCCTGCCAAGGACATATATGCTGGATCGGGACGAAGCACTATCGCCTTCAATATGATCGTAGCGATGATGGTTATTTGTCGTGACTTCATCGCAACTCAAGTATTTTTACCTTGGCCCTTTGTTGTACCTCTTGTTTGATATGAATAGCTTCGCCGTCGCTAGTACTGTGGTTGTCTGTCTGTGGCAGTTAACCTTCCGCTGAACCACCTATTCAATGGATCGATACGGGCCAAGGTCCCAAGAGTCTCTGCACATACATGTCGCCAGTAGGTTCGTGTTCTTCATTGTTCGTAACCcttttttagtttcattttcCTGACCGTTACATACGGCTGCTGTCCGGACTGTATACCAGCGGTGCTTTGTAGCGCGCAACAACACAGCGATGACACTTCAAATGTTAACGGATAGTACTGTAATCCCTCTAACAAGCTCCACAACCTCCAACCTCCTAAGATTTCATCAAAGCCGATTCTATAcatctttaaaaatatatcGCCTCGCTGGCAATACAAAAGAACACCCATCAGATGTTCATCGAAATTTCGAGAACATGAGAACTCACGAGAGCCAGAAATATATGCCGGAGAAGATCACATGCGAACCATGTCATATCATCAATCAAAAGGCATCGTATGCTAGATGGCGCGCCGGGACCTTAGTGCTGGAGGAAAGAAATTCTTGGTCCAGTAGTAGTGGATATGGATATTGTATCGCGTCATGATGCGAATATTCAGTTGGGAAATTAATAAGCGAAGAACtctacaaaatattcacaatgTTGATGTTCTTTCGGAACTTCAATAGCCTGTTCACAGCAACACTGATGATGGTGGTAGTCCTACGCGGTATAATTTGGGCTACTAATATAGATCCACTGGACcaagagaaatttttattgtataaaTCTTTTGCGTCAATACACAAAAACGTAACTCGCGGATAATCATCGTTGTTTGTTCACAGTAATCTAATCGAGGGCCACCAAAAACAGGAACCATACTCTTGTCTGGTTAAACAGTTGCAACAACAAACCAAAAATAAACTCTATAAATATCGACTTTCAAAAACGAGAGGTCTCCACcgaattattatatattatatcaacaataagaagaaaatgactagtagttctcttcaaaaatggTCTGATACATCGAACAAGAAATGGCGAGTCATTTGGCGTTGTTCCGACAGACTTTTTTCTGGCACTCGGCTGTTCAAATGTTCCACTTGGTCGTAGAGTCGTAGATGATAATTTATAACATCGGTTGTTTGGAAATATACTTGTAGAGGGAGTAGTACTGAAGATTTCTTGTCCTCAAATTAAACTCTTGCTTGAGGGTTTCGATCGCGAAATGTGAAGTCAAGTGTACGAGTCTGATTACCACAAGGTTGAGGTGACTCCACTTCTTTTAAAAGCTCTCAAagattcgaaaagaaattaatcaaGACACGTAAGCAGAGAGGTCAAATACCCAGAGGGAGCATACAGCCTCTGGCAAGAAATCTCTGTTTCGTTACGATGAACTCCCGGACATTGTCGCCCTGAGGTACTCATGTCACTCGGTGTCGACGGAGATTTCACACGAGACGCCGAGTCTCGCAAGACATGTAACAgggacgaatgaatgaattctgTGCGAGCTTTTGCTGTAGATCCAGAAGATTATCCAAGGTTGTGTTCACGGACGAGGACTCTTGCTTCGGCGAAGATACTGGGAACTGCGTCGGAGAATATGTGCTACCAGCCTGCTGATTATGTCAAGTAAATCAAGTCACATGGGGTgtgagtgtagtgtagcggttagaggttccgcttcttgcacCATCGATCGGAGGTCTGCCTtactgctcaccaagcctttcatcccttcaggGTCGATgatttggtaccagacctgtctggaaggataaaaacactgacttgacacatcggctaaccaccgcaagtcattgtataggccagttacacgttcgtagtctcaaacgattctgaattgaagtgaacgtggggacgcatcccaagcggattgattgacgccagaacTTTATCCTTAGTCCTTTTATCCTAGATCAATTCATGGAGATAAATTGAAATATCAACCAACAACGCTCTCACGATACGGATAACCCAAGGATTAGGAGGGTAGGACTACTTTTATCACTTCAATGTCGAATAGGCCAAAAAAGTGTAGCAAAATACGCTAAAATTCCGTTCTAATGTTGTTCCATTCAAAATCAAATGGTTCTGGCAACATACGACTGGATCCAATTTTTCCACCTGCCACTTTGTATGACTCTTGTGTATCTTGTAGAGTTAGTATCGAAAAGAAGTCCACCTAATCATCCTGGGATCAAACCCCCTTCCGACAGCTTTGCATTTCTCTAGTGTAAATAAAAGACTCCTACAGACGTTCTACAgtgagaaaaagatgaagaaatgtATATTTAAGATGAGTAGTTACTCTAAATGTGACCAACCGGGTGGCCGATCTGAGCCTTCAACTGATCATTGCAGATGAGAGTGTGCgtcaagaagagaaaaagcatACGCTACGGCAGGCGCTTTCCGATCCCACACCTAAGGCTGACAAGCATTTGACGCTTATGTGTTACCACCAAGCAGATCAATAAGAAGTATAATAgacgaaaaaatgaagtagaaTGAAGGAAATAATACAATGAAACAAACTGCCTGTCACTGTCAACAACAACACAGTCAAGTCAACAACTATGTCGAAAGGCCGGAGCTCTGCAGTATCCCTTTAACTTCCTTATAGATATACGACAATTTTTCCATCTTAATGTCATTCTATCTACCATCGCGTTTTGAGCTCCTTAGGCATGGAGAATAGTCAAAAACGAACTGCTCATGAGAAATTTCGTTTGAACGAGAATTAAATTCTATAGCCtagtcaaaatgacctgagaTTGTCTCTATTCTTAATTCCTTTCTTCATTTGCTCGGTGacatttgattttattcaaaCACATGTTTGGCATGCATCTCTAGGAAAATTTGCGTTTCTCACTGCTGTCCTACACCACTTCTACGTCGCCAAATTGAAGTCAAGGACTCCGTTTCGTGTAGAGTGAAAAACACACACAGAAACGCTGGCATTCTTCAATCAGATAATGGTGACATCTGAACATCAACATGACATATCGACTTGATTCACAATGTGAAAGTTCTTCATACCCAGATATGTCTGAGCAAGAGGATGTTCGGCTCGGCCATTTCGAATGCTTCGGAAATCAGTGCATTGGTGAGCGAGTTTTCGCTTTCAAATGTTCCAGCGTTCAACAACAACCTAGCTTCACAACAATTCGAATAATTTCGACGCTCTTGCGCCGAGGATTTCTAATTACTTCATCAGAATGTATATTTGAAAGTCCTGAATTCAGGAGTAAGAACTTTGACTGTAATGGTTAGGAAAAGATTAAACATCCTCTATATCCTTTCTACAATTTACAGGAACCTGCATAGATGGTGATGTTTATCTGACAACAGTATCGTACACTAATCTGAAGAAACAACATAGAATCTGATGATgcataacaaaaacaacaacaacaacaaataacagTTCGAGATCATTCACGCTTCATCATCCGAATCAGTAAACGTCGTCTTCACATTCACTATTTTAGCTTTGGGTAGAACAGACTCATCACTAAGTTCTATCTTGGGGGTCCTGCAAAGAGCTGcagataattaattaattatagaTAGTTTCGAATTCATCCGAGGGCCATGTGTTTggagaaaattacaaaaacttGCAGGATTCTCGTTTTAAGGGTATTTGTATTAAAGAGTAAATTTGAATATAGGACGCTTTGTGTCAAGATGACGAATGGACCTAGTTTTCAAAACCAAGTAAATGGATTCAAATCACCTCGTTCAGAAGCATAAACGAAGAAATTTAGGTGCAACAcggtttcaaaaaagaaaactttgagtGCAACCCGGCAATTCAAAGGATTTTGGCGCACTAACCTTCCTGGTTTACTCAGCGTTCAAAGCCAAGGCCCCCTCAGTTAGTACCTATTAAtaagaaatgcaaaaggtGAACAAAAATCACATGCTTGCTATCACATATACAGATTCTTGAAATGCATAGAGGACTACATTGGCGCCAAAATTTGTCAGTTCAAGTGATTCTCAGGAAACATGTCCTGTGTGTGAATTTTGAGTGACGAAAAACTCGACTACACCACTATTTTAGTATCTTTTACACCGTGATATGGTTGTTCTCATAGTTTTGAGGGAGACCAATTCACATTCCTGTGTTATACGTCTctggtaagaaaaaattaacagaACTTCATAAGAATAGTGTTTTCAAACACAATTTCTTACATACCCTTTTCTTAGAATCCGTACGAATTTTCCTTCGAGCTGACAAATACCACGTTTAATGGCGATTCTGTTGTGCTTAACCTCGATGATGTCATCAATTTCGAGTGTAATGCcttaacaaagaaattttgcatCAGTTAGATCAATGAtggcaacaaaaataaagtgagCGTTCAAAATCGATAGCAAATTGAAGGTTTTTCTGTATTCGATAGAATAGGTGTCGCAAATCCCAACACTAATAATAACATCTGTGTGATTACCTGAACGTTGAGTGCTAATCAGTTGAACATTGCAAATTTGCCTACTATCCAAAAGAAGATAAGATCAAAGTTGAGAAGAATGTTAAAGAActgagaaaatggagaaaattaaGTGAATAACCTTTTAGCCTTTCATGTAACCTGTCATCTATCGGCATGCTTATAGAGATCGCTTCAAGAATAAGAGCAGATAAGAAATTATCACCAATATGAGTGACTCGTGCTTCGTATTTCTGTCCAGCAACAGGCCTAAAAATAGTTTCATTGGACAGATAGTCGAAGTAGTCTGAGCATATCTTAACGATGTGTCTTAACGATGAACATATCAATGTGATAAGCGCATTGGCATATACTAGGAAAGTCTAAAGTTGTCCGTTACATTCAGTTATCGAAATTTGGTGTTATTTCAAGCaatggtttctttttgaaaagtttcacCTTGTGGTGGGatcaaataatagaaatttttaaggTGCACAACGAAAAAACTACTTCATCACTTGTGttgtagttgggtcaaaacgacatgaagcaaggacaattgcgaaagcggctgcgttcgaagcggtgaggtggagacagcggttagaatcgaggtgggaccatggagaactgcagagatggggaTCCTTACACGACCTCAACCGCTACGCACcacagcgccgcttcgagcgcagccgtttacgtagctgcaccgtgctttatgtcgttttgaccctccTGTGGAGCATGATTGCTCATAGAAGAAGCAATTAAACACTGAGGTATGTAGCTAACAAAAATTAGTCAGATATCAAGCTCACTTGTTCATGACTCCCAGATGTGGTTTGTAGGTAATGCATAGATGGTggattacaaagaaaaacgtgCAAAAAAGATAGCCTTCATTTTGGATGGAAGAAGCGAAATCAAATGAAACTATTACGATATGCTGACACCCAACTTCATTCCTTAAacttatttgaaaagaaacccAACCAAGGTCTTTCAATAGCTTTCGCCGCTTTTTTAAATGCTGACTCTCTTGCGGTATAATATAACAGCCCAAAACGCGATTGAAAGCAAATGCTCTCTCGTTCGTACTCATAAAATGGGTAGTTCTAGCTAGGAGGCGATATTTTTACTCTGTATAGTCTCGCCATATTCAACCAACATGAACATTGCCAATTTGCAtaactcttgaaaaaaaaaactattcagaTCCAAAGGAGATCACAAATTCAGTCACAAGTTATCAGATGAATTATAAGGATTTCCTTCCAATAATGGATAATGTAAAAGACTAACCTAAAAACAACTTGTGTTACAAGCATATCAACGTGAAACACATTTTGGTCATCGATTACTCGTGGTAGTGATGCAACTCGCACTGAACCGATTGAGAGAACCACTCCACCAACTCTGTAATAGtcaggtgtttttttctctcatcatGTATTTCGTCAACCACCTAAGACCAACTTCTTACGATACTTTCCAACAGTCATTTTCGCTATGAATTCGCACGACTTGAGAACATTTCCTCCAATGAGATGATATGGCAAGGTGACATGTCGTTTCTCTCGTAGCGCctccaattattttttttagtttataaTAAGAAAGCCTAGaggaaagataaaaaacagtaattagatagtaaaaatagaaactaaATAAAGGTTCGAGGGAAATCGAAGATGGAACCGAAAAATCTTCAAACGAACCCTCAAACCACACTTCTTATTGGTAAGTATTAAGCGTTTTGCTTCTTCGAAATCCAGTATTTCTCTCTGCAAAAAGCGTTAGATCTATAAAACAACTAAGAACCTTACTATATCTATAGTACGAAAGGGCATATAAAATCTAGGGCTTTGCGGTGATCAAGGAAATACGATTAAACTGACCGTCCGAGACAGATTCATTCCCCTTGCTTTCTTTCTGTACTCTTTCTTTACTGCTGGAGAAGTGTCATTCAACTAAATAAATGCTTTATTAACTATCATTTCCTCTAGTTTCCCCTACTGAAGGTGATAATTGAATGCACAGATTCTAAAATAGCACTTTTTTGATGTAATTAAGAGGAAGCACACAGATATGAGATGTCTAACGACTCCTCATATCCAtggattatttctattttctgaaaCACTACGCTACGTTATTTCGCcctgttttcttcttaacaGAACGTCACAAGACAAAATAATAGGAATAGTACGGCTTATTCTCTCCCTCTTTGCtacaaggaaatatggaaAAGTGATTCAGAAACaggtttgtttcttttcgatCATGTTTCCGAAGAAAGTGAACAGAACTTGTCATTTCAGATCGAGTAGCTAACACAATTTTGGCAAGGATTTCGGAAATGATTGAAAACGGTTCGATAGATAACAGAGTAAGCTATGTAAGCACAACACTCCTGACACCGACATTCCAAAGTGCTGCCGAGTTTTTGAGTTCTATAGTGTTTTCTAAATTGACTACTACACCTTTTCATCGATCTCTtcctcttcaatttcttctttcattcgcCCATGTTTCCGTTTCTCTTTCTTATGTTTCTTTCTAATGGGCTTTTCATCCTGCGTTgtattttcgatttcttcatTCACATCACTGGGAATTTCCTGAATACTTTGGAAGTGATGATGAAAACAAGCGAATTCATTCTATATCATTGATTAAAGAAGAGTAAACGACTAAATATTAGAACCCTTTCTAGGATCAATCACATATTTTTGTGGGAAAACTACTACTACTtacaacttttattttcttccggGGTCGCTGTTCCAGTTCTGCTTCCTCATGCACTCGTTTCTTTCCCATGGAAGTTTGATTTTAAGCTATAATCCCTTTATGTGTCTTCtgtgtaaaaaatgaaaacaccaAAAGGTTTTGATATGTAATAAGCGGAACAGAGTATGCAaaccaaaatttcaaatacaaAAAC
This window of the Necator americanus strain Aroian chromosome III, whole genome shotgun sequence genome carries:
- a CDS encoding hypothetical protein (NECATOR_CHRIII.G10109.T1), giving the protein MGKKRVHEEAELEQRPRKKIKVEIPSDVNEEIENTTQDEKPIRKKHKKEKRKHGRMKEEIEEEEIDEKLNDTSPAVKKEYRKKARGMNLSRTREILDFEEAKRLILTNKKCGLRALREKRHVTLPYHLIGGNVLKSCEFIAKMTVGKYRKKVGGVVLSIGSVRVASLPRVIDDQNVFHVDMLVTQVVFRPVAGQKYEARVTHIGDNFLSALILEAISISMPIDDRLHERLKGITLEIDDIIEVKHNRIAIKRGICQLEGKFVRILRKGTPKIELSDESVLPKAKIVNVKTTFTDSDDEA
- a CDS encoding hypothetical protein (NECATOR_CHRIII.G10108.T1), whose amino-acid sequence is MITYAIAYPASIQALRWSVVARSVLESFLAPFIAAVCDDIPTRSQQLPRVSSAYANTPNNTPDSCRFDPTILHSNTHPHHSTMTRRKIAGLGWEVLLHAAYPCRIQCASFQSSFVSCSEASLSQKKFSDWSELEIDVAHIFRLAAVRVLGHGDRKQSDRCTLVKDCDENHIFV